The proteins below are encoded in one region of Triticum aestivum cultivar Chinese Spring chromosome 1B, IWGSC CS RefSeq v2.1, whole genome shotgun sequence:
- the LOC123077420 gene encoding LOW QUALITY PROTEIN: uncharacterized protein (The sequence of the model RefSeq protein was modified relative to this genomic sequence to represent the inferred CDS: substituted 2 bases at 2 genomic stop codons): protein MVAIIADYPGLLPVSKVLTEKNNQLSKELEECKVQLRAAIAVMEESTKVPSGESRLLTAKAAAARRLERCLLLLERYAADLASRALATRADIDATHARRLAVARNISSANGEIEDAQQKAEEWDHFYESKRKEMEEFRPVPGDVAAGARQEVQRLKPSASQLQAAMQELQSSGLHSDDAGIGAAEARKTDLMAKKAKLDETLAATRQFRALLRXXLQKAFASQVWDQKAAQN from the exons atggtggccatcatagccgattatcctggcctactccctgtatcAAAG GTTCTGACAGAGAAGAATAACCAGCTAtccaaagagctggaggagtgcaaggtcCAACTGCGGGCCGCAATTGCCGTGATGGAGGAGTCTACGAAGGTCCCATCTG GAGAGTCCCGCCTCCTCACCGccaaggccgccgccgcccgccgcctcgagcgatgcctcctcctcctcgagcgctACGCCGCAGACCTTGCCTCCCGCGCCCTCGCCACCCGCGCTGACATCGACGCCACCCACgcgcgccgcctcgccgtcgcccgcaACATCAGCTCGGCCAACGGCGAGATCGAGGATGCGCAGCAGAAGGCGGAGGAGTGGGACCACTTCTACGAGTCcaagaggaaggagatggaggagTTCCGGCC AGTTCCGGGCGATGTTGCAGCGGGAGCTCGTCAGGAAGTGCAGAGGCTCAAGCCCTCTGCATCTCAACTGCAGGCAGCCATGCAGGAGCTGCAGAGCAGCGGGTTGCACTCGGACGACGCCGGGATCGGGGCTGCGGAAGCCAGGAAGACCGACCTCATGGCTAAGAAGGCCAAGCTGGACGAGACCCTGGCTGCAACCCGCCAGTTCAGAGCACTGCTTCGGTAGTAGCTCCAGAAAGCCTTCGCGTCACAGGTTTGGGATCAAAAGGCAGCACAAAACTGA